A section of the Gallus gallus isolate bGalGal1 chromosome 4, bGalGal1.mat.broiler.GRCg7b, whole genome shotgun sequence genome encodes:
- the GRK4 gene encoding G protein-coupled receptor kinase 4 produces MEIENIVANTVLLKAREGKRSGRSKKWREMLKLPPVSQCEGIRCSIEKDYNQLCDKQPIGRLLFRQFCDSRPDLKRCIEFLDAVAEYEVSSDEKRIDCGLKVLETYFTNGSAAHLPEIPQETVNECKARLEENPSKDLFVDCTRIVHEYLSRRPFEAYQESVYFSRFLQWKWLEKQPVTKHTFRHYRVLGKGGFGEVCACQVRATGKMYACKKLEKKRIKKRKGESMALNEKRILEKVNSRFVVSLSYTYETKDALCLVLTIMNGGDLKFHIYNMGNPGFDEERAIFYAAELCCGLEDLQKERIVYRDLKPENILLDDCGHIRISDLGLAVQIPEGETVRGRVGTVGYMAPEVLKNEKYTFSPDWWGLGCLIYEMIEGQSPFRKHKERVKRDEIDRRVKEDQETYSDKFSEEAKSICRMLLAKNPGERLGCTENGAAIVKQHPIFKNINFKRLEANMLEPPFLPDPRAVYCKDVLDIEQFSTVKGVNLDTTDDDFYSKFVTGCVSIPWQNEMIETGCFEDINACETDGTVSPDRERSPKPKRGFFHRLFSGEVCFKSDCSDEEQESSRL; encoded by the exons ATGGAAATCGAGAACATCGTGGCCAACACGGTGCTGCTGAAAGCCCGAGAGG gcAAACGGAGTGGACGTAGTAAAAAATGGAGGGAGATGCTGAAGTTGCCGCCTGTTAGTCAGTGTGAAGGTATTAGATGCTCAATTG AAAAAGATTATAACCAGCTTTGTGACAAACAGCCGATAGGAAGACTTCTCTTCAGGCAGTTTTGTGATTCCAGACCAGACTTGAAAAGATGCATTGAATTTCTGGATGCAGTG GCAGAATATGAGGTATCTTCAGATGAAAAGCGTATAGACTGCGGCCTGAAAGTCTTAGAGACCTACTTCACTAATGGG TCTGCAGCACACTTGccagaaatacctcaggaaacAGTAAATGAATGTAAAGCAAGACTGGAAGAGAATCCTTCTAAAGATCTTTTTGTGGATTGTACTAG AATTGTCCATGAATACCTAAGCAGGAGGCCTTTTGAAGCTTACCAAGAGAGTGTGTATTTTTCCCGGTTCTTACAGTGGAAATGGCTGGAGAA GCAACCAGTAACCAAACACACGTTTAGGCATTACCGAGTACTTGGCAAAGGTGGATTTGGAGAG GTGTGTGCTTGTCAAGTACGTGCAACAGGAAAAATGTATGCTTGTAAGAAgctagaaaaaaagagaataaagaagaggaaaggagaatcAATGGCtctaaatgaaaaaagaatctTAGAAAAAGTGAATAGTAGGTTTGTA GTTAGTTTATCCTATACGTATGAGACAAAAGATGCCCTCTGTTTAGTGTTAACCATAATGAATGGAGGGGATCTGAAGTTTCACATATATAACATGGGAAATCCTGGCTTTGATGAAGAAAGGGCTATTTTCTATGCTGCAGAACTGTGCTGTGGTCTGGAGGATTTGCAGAAGGAGAGAATTGTTTACAG AGACCTGAAGCCTGAAAATATACTCCTTGATGACTGTG GACATATTAGAATTTCAGATCTTGGATTAGCTGTGCAGATTCCAGAAGGAGAAACGGTCAGAGGACGGGTTGGCACTGTTGGTTACATGG CTCCAGAAGtgctcaaaaatgaaaaatacacattCAGCCCAGATTGGTGGGGTCTTGGTTGCTTAATTTATGAAATGATTGAAGGACAGTCACCATTCAGAAAGCATAAGGAAAGGGTCAAACGGGATGAGATTGACCGGAGAGTAAAGGAGGACCAAGAAACATATTCAGACAAGTTCTCTGAAGAGGCAAAATCCATTTGCAGGATG TTACTTGCAAAAAATCCAGGGGAGCGACTGGGTTGCACGGAAAATGGAGCTGCTATTGTGAAACAACATCCTATTTTCAAGAATATTAACTTCAAGAGGCTGGAAGCTAACATGTTGGAGCCTCCATTTTTGCCAGAT CCACGTGCCGTGTATTGTAAAGATGTCCTGGACATAGAGCAGTTCTCTACAGTAAAAGGAGTGAACCTGGATACTACAGATGATGACTTCTATTCCAAATTTGTTACGGGTTGTGTCTCAATCCCTTGGCAAAATGAG ATGATTGAAACAGGATGTTTTGAAGATATTAATGCATGTGAAACTGATGGTACTGTGTCACCGGACAGAGAGAGGTCTCCTAAACCAAAGAGAGGCTTCTTTCACAGACTTTTTAGTGGAGAG GTCTGCTTTAAATCTGATTGCAGTGATGAGGAGCAGGAGTCCTCTAGACTTTAA